One segment of Arthrobacter sp. MMS18-M83 DNA contains the following:
- a CDS encoding helix-turn-helix domain-containing protein has translation MEKPSSLGEFIRERRLALGWEQHELAGKLSVSQQTLSRWENGSAVPRNAKLPSIAAALEVSIAELEALQTRIPREVIQEVAPLRATLPFNQLNETQFEQFTVALLQEKFPESEVYRNGDRGHKQQGIDVFVKHPDGKLDGVQCKKVAQFGRANVLKAIKEFDPTVDVAAPQIYLSRTVSPGARKAADDTPPWTIKGSEELSNEVIALDPDRQLHLVRRFFPAYREAFLGAPNPSPWLSPDIFRLPLDRADGFFRQSWNLVGRQEELERIEAAFGLGGNVVVVEAPAGRGKTRLMLALADHHEEEVGHFVRFLLADGEVRPDDLSFLPSGPLTLIIDDAHMRDDLGRIVREVLAVQSKARIVLAIRSNFRQEVGDQLRVIGKSLRPGENLFTLKDLSFQQSRQLAIQVASPQVNNPQVLDALAELGVDSPFFVVVGGELLKQGRIKTPTLESSPEFRREILIAFRTVLAGDDETRMEVLRAVAAMQPFRSDWPEFQESLATLVDKKYRLLAPVLRNLEDIGLLLRRGASYRVVPDLLGDIVLSQALINEDTGTPTSYASELVTALSDEALKHALVNVGRVDAQIQMSGFTRTAVVESLWGPFQSEFKAADAGRRFELANLLKELAYYQPDRSLEIAQWLLDHPVIGPFRKEELRLVFPVPPVDNRRAERILIDVLERVAYHERLVVKAMELLRRLIAGPLGQVGKPDDPAAAALRKLMNFRYPLEFVQTALLEVLRWLANAEMADAERLVLMEVIRPILATEGMEDRSDGAAIYLSPTLVRAEVVRPLRRLVIAHVLHELSRPHRGLVIQQAARLLTDALRHPIGLLGLPVTDDDRRQWEPDHLELLAALRDRLAIGVSRAEAGAFREAVHWHAKYGHGPVQAKAREVWMSLPTDLHSKIAEALLNRSPVLDSADIEDEMQQSHAWQQEVARELLGSCDDQETLDVVEEQLRNNSELGWSGEPHQFAEILFHSRPELASRLLDRISAHYDPVISPLTVLAMTVEFEKEPQRAAARMDGILRGTDAEYRRHAARALAWSAGQGLDKVPGGRTRLRQLLGDEDDLVVRQGLWAIRLVAQTDPSAAFGLVDAVDITRSNDCLGEFVSLFGPYGPLNWADLNLEMSTRVLHALVNLPVIDDFQIQQLLKDAAKPDPRPVLELLEQRVEREITLKSHNYRALPVDEFPRSICPAARPRPPYLSRYGSG, from the coding sequence ATGGAAAAGCCCTCTTCCCTCGGCGAGTTCATCCGGGAGCGTCGCCTGGCCCTTGGCTGGGAGCAGCACGAGTTGGCCGGAAAACTGTCCGTCTCCCAACAGACACTTAGTCGATGGGAGAACGGCTCAGCCGTGCCGCGGAACGCGAAGCTGCCAAGCATCGCCGCTGCCTTGGAAGTCTCGATCGCGGAGCTGGAAGCTTTGCAGACTAGGATTCCGCGGGAGGTCATTCAAGAAGTCGCACCCCTCCGCGCAACCCTGCCGTTCAATCAGCTGAACGAGACCCAATTCGAGCAGTTCACGGTCGCACTCTTGCAGGAGAAATTCCCGGAGTCGGAGGTTTACCGTAACGGGGACCGAGGCCACAAGCAACAAGGCATCGACGTGTTCGTCAAACACCCGGACGGGAAACTCGACGGCGTGCAATGTAAGAAGGTCGCACAGTTCGGCCGCGCGAACGTCCTGAAGGCCATTAAGGAGTTCGATCCTACTGTCGATGTGGCGGCCCCTCAGATCTACTTGAGCCGAACGGTTTCGCCAGGTGCACGCAAAGCCGCAGACGACACACCACCATGGACCATCAAAGGATCCGAGGAACTCTCCAACGAGGTGATCGCTCTAGACCCTGACAGGCAGCTTCATCTGGTGCGGCGCTTCTTCCCCGCTTACCGAGAAGCGTTCCTCGGGGCGCCGAACCCGTCGCCGTGGCTTAGCCCCGACATCTTCCGGCTCCCCCTAGACCGCGCAGACGGGTTCTTCCGCCAGTCATGGAACCTGGTTGGGCGACAGGAGGAGCTGGAAAGGATCGAGGCGGCTTTCGGGCTTGGCGGGAATGTCGTAGTTGTGGAAGCGCCAGCCGGTCGGGGCAAGACCCGCCTTATGCTGGCCCTCGCCGATCATCACGAGGAAGAGGTTGGACACTTCGTCAGGTTCCTGTTGGCCGACGGCGAAGTGCGGCCGGACGACCTCAGCTTCCTTCCGAGCGGCCCTCTCACCTTGATCATCGACGACGCCCACATGCGTGATGATCTCGGACGAATAGTTCGAGAGGTACTTGCCGTTCAATCGAAAGCGCGGATTGTCCTCGCGATCCGCAGCAACTTCCGCCAGGAGGTCGGAGATCAGCTCCGAGTGATCGGGAAATCCTTGCGCCCGGGAGAGAACCTGTTCACCCTGAAAGACCTGAGCTTCCAACAATCCCGTCAGCTGGCTATTCAAGTGGCGTCGCCGCAGGTGAACAATCCTCAGGTCTTAGACGCCTTGGCTGAGCTTGGCGTGGACTCGCCGTTCTTCGTTGTCGTGGGCGGCGAACTGTTGAAGCAGGGCCGTATTAAGACTCCTACCTTGGAAAGTTCCCCCGAGTTTCGTCGGGAAATCCTGATCGCATTCCGCACAGTTTTGGCTGGAGATGACGAGACACGGATGGAGGTCCTTCGTGCCGTCGCCGCCATGCAGCCGTTCCGGTCCGACTGGCCGGAGTTCCAGGAGTCACTGGCGACGCTCGTCGACAAGAAGTACCGGCTGCTAGCCCCAGTCCTGCGCAACCTCGAGGACATCGGGTTACTGCTTCGCCGGGGGGCGAGCTATCGGGTAGTCCCCGACCTCCTCGGCGATATCGTCCTCTCGCAGGCGCTTATCAATGAGGACACCGGGACGCCGACCTCCTACGCTTCGGAACTCGTCACCGCACTGAGCGATGAGGCGCTCAAGCACGCACTTGTCAACGTGGGACGGGTCGACGCCCAGATTCAGATGTCCGGGTTCACTAGGACAGCCGTCGTGGAGTCCTTGTGGGGGCCATTCCAAAGCGAGTTCAAGGCCGCCGACGCCGGACGACGCTTCGAACTCGCCAACCTCCTCAAGGAGCTCGCGTACTACCAGCCCGACCGCTCACTCGAAATCGCTCAATGGCTGCTTGATCATCCGGTGATCGGCCCATTCCGCAAAGAAGAACTCCGTCTGGTCTTTCCAGTTCCCCCTGTTGATAACAGGCGAGCCGAACGCATCCTGATCGATGTACTCGAGAGGGTGGCCTATCACGAAAGGCTCGTCGTTAAGGCGATGGAGCTGCTGAGGCGCCTGATCGCAGGTCCGCTCGGACAAGTCGGCAAACCCGACGACCCGGCTGCGGCTGCTCTGAGGAAGCTGATGAATTTCCGGTATCCCTTGGAGTTCGTGCAGACCGCCCTCCTAGAAGTTCTCCGGTGGCTTGCGAACGCCGAGATGGCCGACGCCGAGCGGCTAGTCCTCATGGAGGTGATCCGACCAATTCTTGCAACAGAGGGTATGGAGGACCGTTCTGACGGAGCCGCGATCTACCTGAGCCCGACCCTCGTGCGGGCAGAAGTCGTACGTCCCCTCCGCCGCCTAGTCATCGCACACGTGCTACACGAGCTCTCCAGGCCGCATCGAGGACTCGTCATTCAACAAGCGGCACGTCTACTCACCGACGCACTGCGGCATCCGATCGGCCTACTCGGCCTTCCTGTGACCGACGACGACCGTCGTCAATGGGAGCCCGATCATCTCGAGCTGCTGGCGGCGCTGCGGGACCGTCTCGCCATTGGCGTGTCGCGGGCAGAAGCTGGTGCGTTCCGCGAGGCTGTCCACTGGCACGCAAAGTACGGCCATGGGCCAGTCCAAGCCAAAGCACGCGAGGTATGGATGAGCCTGCCCACGGACCTCCATTCGAAAATCGCGGAAGCGCTGCTCAACAGAAGCCCGGTCCTGGACTCGGCAGATATCGAAGATGAGATGCAGCAGTCCCACGCATGGCAGCAGGAGGTCGCACGGGAGCTTCTAGGTTCCTGCGACGATCAAGAAACCCTTGACGTGGTCGAGGAACAGCTCAGGAATAATTCTGAACTCGGCTGGTCCGGAGAACCACATCAGTTCGCCGAAATCCTATTCCATTCGCGGCCAGAACTGGCCTCACGACTCCTCGATCGGATCTCCGCTCACTACGATCCCGTAATCTCACCGCTGACCGTGCTAGCCATGACAGTCGAATTCGAAAAGGAGCCTCAGCGGGCTGCGGCAAGGATGGACGGAATTCTGAGGGGCACGGATGCCGAATACCGACGACACGCAGCCCGCGCACTCGCATGGTCGGCCGGTCAAGGCCTCGATAAGGTCCCTGGGGGACGAACACGGCTTCGACAACTTCTGGGCGACGAAGATGATCTGGTAGTGCGACAAGGCCTATGGGCGATTCGGCTCGTCGCACAAACCGATCCTTCGGCTGCCTTTGGCCTTGTCGATGCTGTCGATATCACGCGGTCGAACGATTGCCTTGGCGAGTTCGTATCATTGTTCGGTCCCTACGGCCCACTCAACTGGGCTGACCTCAACCTCGAAATGTCAACCAGGGTCTTGCATGCCCTAGTCAACTTGCCCGTCATCGACGACTTTCAGATCCAGCAGCTGCTAAAGGATGCAGCAAAGCCCGATCCCCGCCCCGTGCTTGAACTCCTAGAACAACGAGTCGAACGCGAAATCACCCTGAAAAGTCACAACTACCGCGCCCTCCCAGTCGACGAGTTCCCCCGCTCGATCTGCCCGGCGGCCCGACCAAGGCCGCCCTACTTGAGCAGGTATGGAAGTGGATGA
- a CDS encoding DUF6119 family protein — MALNRLTVFLLKDVEEFSDALADEKDPDRVELDQESGLEGEFWWSARAPSAPPWVEFIGEVLSETPDGLRSSSASGLLIVRVAGSVFALTFGYGRSFLRPETIVRGFGLKVALNRIDSQQMRSIDTKAYEDLVVAKTTQASKSTEVRTFGIEPMRDILRAVTGEPRTQELGNRLSGADALVLNIAVEPSDLPVLLEKALEAYHDDEYKKDFEWVDHLALVTDPAIIEVLDGKLVTALKVKDTSVTHLAIPDAIEWEDIHAFKIRGARNNEYDDLDLDDYLDDLKTTDDFTIELLKSRGVLISFARSSEDWDQKWTLYHCLVSEQRYNGGLFALIEGRWFSISKSLVDDVDAAVGQIGASGLSLPAAMAGEKEGEYNERVSASMGFVSLDTKLVRPAGATSGIEFCDMLAPNRTFVHVKRKSRSSTLSHLFAQGLVSINAMIGDGAFREKVRGIIGEQSKGLESSIIDDWVSAVPGSAEAISGSDYSVAYVVIAKSTKPGNDWLPFFSKLNLMQTVRSLAPLGVKVSLDRVDVK; from the coding sequence ATGGCGCTCAATAGGTTGACGGTGTTTCTTTTGAAGGACGTCGAGGAATTTTCGGATGCACTCGCTGATGAGAAAGATCCGGATCGCGTGGAGCTTGATCAGGAATCGGGGCTTGAAGGCGAGTTTTGGTGGTCTGCCCGCGCTCCATCTGCCCCACCTTGGGTAGAGTTCATCGGAGAAGTCCTGTCCGAGACTCCGGACGGGCTCCGGTCGTCGTCAGCATCAGGCTTGCTCATCGTTCGAGTTGCCGGTTCGGTCTTCGCGTTGACGTTTGGTTACGGTCGTAGCTTTCTTCGGCCGGAGACCATCGTTCGAGGTTTCGGGCTCAAGGTCGCACTTAACCGTATCGACTCCCAACAGATGCGGAGTATCGATACGAAGGCTTATGAGGACTTGGTCGTCGCAAAGACTACGCAGGCGAGCAAGAGCACTGAAGTGCGGACATTCGGGATAGAGCCCATGCGAGACATCCTGAGGGCCGTCACGGGTGAGCCACGTACGCAGGAACTAGGCAATCGTCTTTCAGGCGCAGACGCTTTGGTCCTAAACATCGCAGTCGAACCCAGCGACCTACCTGTCCTTCTCGAAAAGGCGCTAGAGGCTTATCACGATGATGAGTACAAGAAGGACTTCGAATGGGTTGATCATTTGGCGCTTGTAACTGATCCGGCCATCATTGAAGTATTGGACGGCAAACTTGTCACGGCGTTGAAGGTCAAAGATACAAGCGTGACTCACCTTGCCATTCCAGATGCAATTGAGTGGGAGGATATCCACGCATTCAAGATCCGGGGTGCGCGCAATAATGAGTACGATGATCTCGATCTTGATGATTACCTCGACGACCTAAAGACCACGGATGACTTCACGATTGAGCTGCTGAAAAGTCGTGGCGTGCTTATCTCGTTCGCACGGTCGAGCGAGGATTGGGACCAAAAGTGGACTCTATATCATTGCTTGGTTAGTGAGCAGCGGTATAATGGTGGCCTTTTTGCCCTTATTGAGGGCCGCTGGTTCTCGATTTCTAAGAGCCTGGTTGACGATGTCGATGCGGCAGTAGGTCAGATCGGGGCGTCCGGGCTATCGCTTCCGGCGGCGATGGCAGGCGAGAAGGAAGGAGAATACAACGAGCGTGTCTCTGCGAGCATGGGATTTGTTTCTCTCGACACAAAGCTCGTCCGGCCAGCAGGTGCGACGAGCGGCATAGAATTTTGCGACATGTTGGCCCCAAACCGTACTTTCGTACACGTCAAGCGCAAATCGCGGTCATCCACGTTGAGTCACCTCTTTGCCCAAGGTCTGGTATCGATCAATGCCATGATCGGAGACGGTGCATTTCGCGAAAAGGTCCGAGGGATCATCGGAGAACAGTCGAAGGGGCTTGAGTCATCCATTATTGACGATTGGGTTTCAGCTGTTCCTGGTAGCGCGGAGGCCATTTCGGGGTCGGACTATTCCGTGGCGTACGTAGTGATAGCTAAGTCGACGAAGCCTGGCAATGACTGGTTGCCATTCTTTAGCAAGCTCAACCTCATGCAAACCGTGCGCTCTCTCGCACCTCTTGGAGTGAAGGTGTCGTTGGATCGTGTTGACGTCAAATAG
- a CDS encoding GNAT family N-acetyltransferase: MSPLVRPSVALHPAWLLAHEEWGDGLHEDGFGRLETDDVRSSEGFRMFVDRRLAVEASPGDDGGTFRWIVEDGEVLGGIALRHESAQDVDVVVNVGYGIRPSARGRGLAVAALREMLFRRWTANGGPTSAVRPAA, from the coding sequence ATGTCTCCGCTCGTCCGTCCCTCAGTTGCCCTGCATCCGGCGTGGCTACTGGCGCACGAGGAATGGGGCGACGGCCTCCACGAGGATGGCTTCGGTCGCCTGGAGACCGACGATGTCCGATCGTCAGAAGGATTCCGCATGTTCGTAGATCGGCGGCTCGCCGTGGAGGCGTCGCCTGGCGACGACGGAGGCACCTTTCGGTGGATCGTCGAGGACGGCGAGGTCCTCGGAGGAATCGCTCTGCGCCATGAATCCGCGCAGGATGTGGACGTGGTGGTGAACGTGGGCTACGGGATCCGGCCGTCCGCCAGAGGCCGCGGTCTGGCCGTCGCCGCGCTCCGGGAAATGCTGTTCAGACGCTGGACTGCTAACGGGGGGCCAACGAGTGCCGTCCGGCCGGCGGCATGA
- a CDS encoding HIRAN domain-containing protein gives MRNYEAEKAKAAAAGQSVKSYRAGYVPPAAAKTELVAGPNGMPPLRLVPSSNGLDLALPDGELIDYKILALRHFQIFAFRVVGMGFHEDPNEPFKFRNGQRVQAIREPDNEHDGNAVAIHAGRPVKKIGYVNKQRAAWVAKLLDAGQELDGIIIQSKAVSPRVLLTTPEMMAYLQRD, from the coding sequence GTGCGAAACTACGAAGCAGAGAAGGCCAAGGCGGCGGCCGCAGGCCAAAGCGTCAAGAGCTATCGCGCAGGCTACGTTCCACCGGCAGCTGCCAAGACCGAGCTGGTGGCCGGCCCCAACGGCATGCCGCCCCTTAGGTTGGTACCTTCCAGCAACGGCCTCGATCTTGCCCTGCCGGACGGGGAGTTGATTGATTACAAGATCCTCGCCCTGCGGCACTTTCAGATATTCGCGTTCCGCGTGGTGGGCATGGGCTTCCACGAAGACCCAAACGAGCCCTTCAAGTTCCGAAACGGCCAGCGCGTCCAGGCTATCCGCGAACCCGACAACGAACACGACGGCAACGCCGTCGCTATCCACGCCGGGCGGCCCGTGAAGAAGATCGGCTATGTGAACAAGCAACGGGCCGCGTGGGTCGCAAAACTACTGGATGCCGGCCAGGAACTGGACGGCATCATCATCCAGAGCAAGGCGGTATCGCCACGTGTCCTCCTGACTACTCCTGAGATGATGGCGTACCTTCAACGCGACTGA
- a CDS encoding helix-turn-helix domain-containing protein: MAKTIEEMLAERTVDRVAVDAHKKLLLDEVRAYRLRELREASELTQVELAARLHVSQNRVSRIEHGDIDRAQVDTLRKYVEAVGGRLRVEVELGDERIQIA; the protein is encoded by the coding sequence ATGGCAAAGACTATTGAGGAGATGCTGGCCGAGCGGACTGTTGACCGGGTTGCTGTGGATGCCCATAAGAAGCTCCTGCTCGATGAGGTCCGGGCCTACCGGCTTCGGGAGCTCCGCGAGGCATCGGAGTTGACGCAGGTCGAGCTGGCTGCACGTCTGCACGTCAGCCAGAACAGGGTCTCCCGCATCGAGCACGGCGACATCGACCGAGCCCAGGTCGATACCTTGCGGAAATACGTCGAAGCGGTCGGTGGCCGGCTTCGTGTCGAGGTTGAACTCGGCGACGAACGGATCCAGATCGCCTGA
- a CDS encoding type II toxin-antitoxin system RelE/ParE family toxin produces the protein MESWLLGLDQDSYEQVIAALELLAERGPQLGRPLVDTVVRSRHRNMKELRPGSSGRSELRILFAFDPERHAILLVAGDKAGNWSKWYKTNIPIADDLFDDHLRILKGGS, from the coding sequence GTGGAGTCGTGGCTGCTCGGGCTCGATCAGGACTCGTATGAGCAGGTGATCGCCGCGTTGGAGCTTCTTGCCGAGCGTGGTCCGCAGCTTGGCCGTCCGCTGGTCGACACGGTGGTTCGTTCGCGGCACAGGAACATGAAGGAGCTGAGGCCGGGGTCGAGCGGCCGCTCGGAGCTGCGGATCTTGTTTGCCTTCGACCCGGAACGGCATGCGATCCTGCTTGTCGCAGGCGACAAGGCCGGCAACTGGAGCAAGTGGTACAAAACGAATATCCCGATTGCGGATGACCTGTTCGATGATCATCTGAGGATTCTGAAAGGAGGATCGTAA
- a CDS encoding tetratricopeptide repeat protein: MAGVGMVIDRSEAFLLTGRHDRALAVLSDALASEPDSAALHGQLSRVFALSKDWKAALDSAQRAVDLEPDEPWWWLRLSAGFAGVEDLRTAESAMRRGLTLAGGEWAPGLYMLGCTLYDQAEPQHLAEAEQLFRKAVELSPDNANFRYMLASTFTVRGKRVDAEQQIKAGLAIDPFHTKLLLMRATNPSRPAGGRVTSLLGVLRLNPHEARARARLESEYFQIRVRRQMWWWLMAVADAALLLWIPQAVYVLCVLVLWTSLFIVAYINRDARKAMPRGFARRMDRKYAAATWTGWFSIAVSVSVPFVVFALYGDHGTVAGNIAASTLLVVSSAAYAAYRWLVIRIRHKSLSPERDPNDLRNLLAQAEGTRAATFVLFIALGLTRLGFHGAQPAATGVLLLTASLGYVWWWIAWNSVMPPHKLARETNSGTRRAWHSAALSLLVLGMIVAGIGILASNDFVLVPDPSRR; the protein is encoded by the coding sequence ATGGCCGGTGTGGGGATGGTCATCGACCGGTCCGAGGCCTTCCTGCTGACCGGCAGGCACGACCGGGCCTTGGCTGTACTGAGCGATGCACTTGCCTCCGAACCGGACAGCGCCGCTTTGCACGGCCAGCTTTCCCGCGTCTTCGCCTTGTCCAAGGACTGGAAGGCCGCCTTGGATTCCGCGCAGCGTGCTGTGGACCTGGAACCTGATGAACCGTGGTGGTGGCTGCGGCTGAGCGCAGGATTCGCCGGTGTCGAAGACCTGCGGACTGCCGAGTCCGCGATGCGTCGGGGGCTGACGCTAGCCGGAGGCGAATGGGCTCCAGGGCTCTACATGCTGGGTTGCACCCTGTACGACCAAGCAGAGCCGCAGCACCTCGCCGAGGCAGAACAGCTGTTCCGCAAAGCGGTGGAGTTGTCGCCCGATAACGCCAACTTCCGCTACATGCTGGCCAGCACCTTCACCGTACGTGGAAAACGCGTCGACGCGGAGCAGCAGATCAAGGCGGGGCTGGCCATCGACCCGTTCCACACCAAGCTGCTCCTCATGCGGGCCACCAACCCGTCCAGGCCCGCCGGCGGTCGCGTCACATCGCTGCTGGGCGTTCTCCGCCTCAACCCCCATGAAGCGCGGGCCCGGGCGAGACTCGAAAGCGAATACTTCCAGATCCGGGTAAGGCGCCAGATGTGGTGGTGGCTGATGGCTGTTGCAGACGCTGCCCTGTTGCTGTGGATTCCGCAGGCTGTCTATGTATTGTGCGTGCTTGTCCTGTGGACCAGTCTCTTCATCGTCGCGTATATCAACAGGGACGCCAGGAAAGCCATGCCCCGGGGCTTCGCGCGCCGCATGGATCGCAAATACGCTGCCGCGACATGGACCGGCTGGTTCTCGATAGCGGTGTCGGTGAGTGTTCCCTTCGTGGTGTTCGCACTCTACGGCGATCACGGCACGGTTGCCGGAAACATCGCCGCTTCCACCCTGTTGGTGGTCTCTTCCGCGGCCTATGCCGCCTACCGATGGCTGGTGATCCGGATCCGGCACAAGTCGTTGTCCCCGGAACGCGATCCGAACGACTTGAGGAACCTGTTGGCGCAGGCGGAGGGGACCCGTGCTGCAACCTTCGTACTGTTCATTGCATTAGGGCTCACGAGGCTTGGCTTTCATGGCGCGCAACCGGCGGCCACCGGGGTGTTGTTGCTGACGGCAAGCCTCGGCTACGTTTGGTGGTGGATTGCTTGGAACTCGGTGATGCCCCCGCACAAGCTGGCGCGCGAAACCAACAGCGGCACCCGCAGGGCGTGGCATAGCGCGGCGCTCAGCCTGCTGGTCCTGGGAATGATCGTGGCCGGGATTGGCATCCTCGCAAGCAACGACTTTGTGCTGGTCCCCGACCCTTCGCGCCGTTAG
- a CDS encoding ATP-binding protein: protein MNAAAIDGLLAALERLPDNVPLRINVAKLLVQAGRHAEAIDHLNLVLAIDANNVETITLLIDASAALSMQGQVGESNLESTDGPSAQPAGDFDWHRAEKELGHSLPAPFVEDAPDGDPQAISVNGEGAGGALFDIDRPVVTLADVGGLEDVKTRLNESFLEPMRNPEVARAFGKSLRGGLLLYGPPGCGKTFMARAVAGELGASFMTATMTDIFDKYIGETEKNLHGIFQAARRAAPAVLLLDEIDAVATKRSTLSGGAAWMRQTVNQMLLELDSMDARNDGLFVLAATNHPWDIDTALLRPGRLDRMLLVLPPDRPAREAILKHHFSSRPIAGIDVKKIAARTEDFSGADLEHVVTSAAEKAMMESLRKGSVQAISMAHVNEALKDIRPSTQSWLQTARNVVEFGNANGSYDELDRYLRARKML, encoded by the coding sequence ATGAACGCAGCTGCCATCGATGGGTTGCTCGCCGCACTTGAGAGGCTGCCGGACAACGTTCCCTTGCGTATCAACGTGGCCAAGCTCTTGGTCCAGGCAGGGCGCCATGCTGAAGCCATCGACCACCTGAACCTGGTCCTGGCGATCGATGCGAACAACGTTGAAACCATAACGCTCCTCATTGATGCTTCGGCGGCCCTTTCCATGCAGGGTCAGGTCGGGGAAAGCAACCTCGAATCGACAGATGGTCCGAGCGCACAGCCGGCAGGGGATTTCGACTGGCATCGGGCTGAGAAGGAACTGGGCCATTCGCTTCCGGCGCCCTTTGTTGAGGACGCCCCTGACGGTGACCCGCAGGCGATCTCTGTCAACGGCGAGGGTGCGGGCGGGGCTTTGTTCGATATCGACCGTCCCGTTGTGACTCTGGCGGATGTCGGAGGATTGGAGGATGTCAAGACCCGCTTGAACGAGTCCTTCCTGGAGCCGATGCGGAATCCCGAAGTGGCCAGGGCTTTCGGTAAATCACTTCGCGGCGGCCTGCTGCTTTATGGGCCGCCAGGCTGCGGCAAGACCTTCATGGCCCGGGCCGTGGCGGGCGAGCTCGGAGCTTCGTTCATGACCGCCACCATGACGGACATTTTTGACAAGTACATCGGTGAAACCGAGAAGAACCTCCATGGGATCTTCCAGGCCGCGCGCCGCGCGGCACCGGCGGTCCTTCTCCTGGACGAGATTGATGCAGTGGCCACCAAGCGGTCGACACTGTCCGGGGGAGCCGCGTGGATGCGGCAGACCGTGAACCAGATGCTGCTCGAGCTGGATTCCATGGACGCCCGGAACGACGGCCTGTTTGTCCTGGCGGCCACCAACCACCCGTGGGACATCGACACAGCACTGTTGCGGCCCGGCCGTCTTGACCGCATGCTTCTGGTCCTGCCGCCGGACCGGCCCGCCCGCGAGGCGATCCTCAAACACCACTTCTCCTCCCGACCGATCGCCGGCATCGACGTGAAGAAGATCGCTGCCCGAACGGAAGACTTCTCCGGCGCCGACCTTGAACACGTTGTCACGTCCGCAGCCGAGAAGGCGATGATGGAGTCCCTTCGGAAGGGCTCGGTCCAGGCAATCTCCATGGCGCACGTCAATGAGGCCCTCAAAGACATCCGGCCTTCAACGCAGTCATGGCTCCAAACGGCCAGGAACGTAGTGGAATTCGGCAACGCCAACGGGTCCTACGACGAGTTGGACCGGTACTTGCGCGCCCGGAAGATGCTCTGA